In the Gopherus flavomarginatus isolate rGopFla2 chromosome 6, rGopFla2.mat.asm, whole genome shotgun sequence genome, one interval contains:
- the LOC127054269 gene encoding zinc finger and SCAN domain-containing protein 29-like → MPLRPKRAPAWNTSELQDLISVWGEEAVQSQLRSSHRNYDTYGQISKSLLLRGHERDGLQCRVKVKELRSAYCKAHEGNCRSGAAPTTCRFYKELDAILGCDPTANPRSTMESSEQGEVGEGVEEAESEAAGVEGDTPESQESCSQELFSSQEEASQSQQLELVGEEEAEERVPVTLNNPALSPPARQLQNLRKNP, encoded by the exons atgcctctacgccccaaacgagccccagcatggaacacttcagagctgcaggacctcatcagtgtttggggtgaggaagctgtgcaatcacagctgcgctccagccatagaaattatgatacctatgggcagatatcaaagtccttgctgctaagaggccatgaacgggacgggttgcagtgcagggtaaaagtaaaagagctgcgcagtgcctattgcaaagcccatgagggaaattgccgctcaggagctgcccccacgacctgccgtttttacaaggagctggatgccatacttgggtgtgaccccactgccaatccgaggagcacgatggagagttcagagcagggagaagtgggggagggtgtagaggaagccgagagtgaggctgctggggtggagggagacaccccggagtcccaggagtcatgcagccaggagctcttctcaagccaggaggaggctagccagtcgcagcagctggaacttgttggtgaagaagaagcagaggagcgtgttcccg tgaccttgaataatccaGCACTATCACCACCTGCCCGACagttacagaacttgaggaaaaatccttga